A single region of the Streptomyces sp. ITFR-16 genome encodes:
- the panD gene encoding aspartate 1-decarboxylase yields the protein MLRTMFKSKIHRATVTQADLHYVGSVTVDAELMEAADLLPGELVHIVDIDNGARLETYVIEGERGSGVIGINGAAAHLVHPGDLVILISYAQVDDAEARGLVPRIVHVDAGNRIVALGADASAPVPGTDTERSPHAVPAAR from the coding sequence GTGCTGCGCACCATGTTCAAGTCCAAGATTCACCGCGCCACCGTGACCCAGGCCGACCTGCACTACGTCGGTTCCGTCACCGTGGACGCCGAGCTGATGGAGGCGGCGGACCTGCTGCCCGGGGAGCTCGTCCACATCGTCGACATCGACAACGGCGCCCGCCTGGAGACGTACGTCATCGAGGGTGAACGCGGCTCCGGCGTCATCGGGATCAACGGCGCCGCCGCCCACCTCGTGCACCCCGGTGATCTGGTCATCCTGATCAGCTACGCGCAGGTCGACGACGCGGAGGCGCGCGGGCTCGTGCCGCGTATCGTCCATGTCGACGCGGGCAACCGGATCGTCGCGCTCGGCGCGGACGCCTCGGCGCCCGTACCGGGGACCGACACCGAGCGCAGTCCGCACGCCGTACCCGCGGCACGCTGA
- a CDS encoding maleylpyruvate isomerase family mycothiol-dependent enzyme: MTESLEFSALLRLIGERSAAFGSAVAAAPGLDAPVPSCPGWTLFDLVQHLGTGQRWWAAIVAAGPAEAPPAKDAAKAPRELDALLAWYAESNELLLRTLREAGPERACWTWWSAGVSPANARGVARRRVHEVLVHTYDAQLAAGTVQPMPADVALDGVAEFLDTCNSTPAAWPHEAATVHYHAAEGRSWLLALDGTGAWPAPLTNDAAPASVSATGTAEQLLLFVWGRLTPGDLKIEGDPQVFERLITWEPGE, from the coding sequence GTGACAGAGAGTCTTGAGTTTTCCGCCCTGCTGCGACTGATCGGGGAGCGGTCGGCCGCGTTCGGGAGTGCGGTTGCCGCCGCGCCCGGCCTCGACGCGCCGGTGCCGTCCTGCCCCGGGTGGACGTTGTTCGACCTGGTGCAGCACCTGGGTACGGGCCAGCGCTGGTGGGCCGCGATCGTCGCCGCGGGTCCGGCCGAGGCTCCGCCGGCCAAGGATGCCGCCAAGGCGCCGCGCGAGCTCGATGCACTGCTCGCCTGGTACGCCGAGTCGAACGAACTGCTGCTGCGTACGCTGCGCGAGGCCGGCCCGGAGCGCGCGTGCTGGACGTGGTGGAGCGCGGGCGTGTCGCCGGCGAACGCCCGGGGCGTTGCCCGGCGCCGGGTGCACGAGGTGCTGGTGCACACCTACGACGCCCAACTTGCCGCAGGGACCGTGCAGCCGATGCCGGCGGACGTCGCGCTCGACGGCGTGGCCGAGTTTCTCGACACCTGCAACTCCACCCCCGCGGCCTGGCCGCACGAGGCCGCCACCGTCCACTACCACGCCGCCGAGGGCCGCTCCTGGCTCCTCGCGCTGGACGGCACCGGCGCCTGGCCCGCACCCCTCACCAACGACGCCGCGCCCGCCTCCGTTTCGGCCACGGGCACGGCCGAGCAGTTGCTCCTCTTCGTCTGGGGCCGCCTCACGCCGGGCGACCTGAAGATCGAGGGCGACCCGCAGGTCTTCGAGCGGCTGATCACCTGGGAGCCCGGGGAGTAG
- a CDS encoding N-acetyltransferase, giving the protein MSWLPDTFVHPVLVPLPGGGHHLRPIREADTALDYPAVMGSRERLWTVFGPAWGWPAATMTYEADQADLLRHEKEIAAHESFNYALFDAAETALLGCVYIDPPERAGADGEIAWWVVDELVDSEVERALDDLVPQWIAADWPFEQPRFLGREISWSDWLTLPKHPDA; this is encoded by the coding sequence ATGAGCTGGCTTCCCGACACCTTCGTCCATCCCGTCCTGGTACCGCTGCCGGGCGGTGGTCATCACCTGCGGCCGATCCGGGAGGCGGACACCGCGCTCGACTATCCGGCTGTGATGGGGTCGCGCGAGCGGCTGTGGACCGTCTTCGGCCCGGCCTGGGGCTGGCCTGCGGCCACCATGACCTACGAGGCCGACCAGGCCGACCTGTTGCGGCACGAGAAGGAGATCGCCGCACACGAGTCCTTCAACTACGCGCTGTTCGACGCGGCGGAGACGGCTCTGCTCGGCTGCGTCTACATCGACCCGCCGGAGAGGGCCGGCGCGGACGGCGAGATTGCCTGGTGGGTGGTGGACGAGCTGGTGGACAGCGAGGTCGAGCGGGCCCTCGACGATCTGGTGCCGCAGTGGATCGCCGCCGACTGGCCGTTCGAGCAGCCGCGCTTCCTCGGCCGCGAGATCTCCTGGTCGGACTGGCTCACCCTGCCGAAGCACCCCGACGCGTAG
- a CDS encoding DUF1266 domain-containing protein produces MGLTAGHDGGVLPGPAAPAQGWQAPSAVESGLYEAKVRGDWPAYYDLVARADLYMMQSRAYVDANPGNTRFHPYWSPQTRTMCLAVYTGGMLPPPVADPVYNCYDLGWFAQAWHPDDPPYLVVNPGSPCEGILPAGPEGRALWQRHSAPVERPGLAQDAVHTLTTGGPRSGPVAFGLAVGAHINVRNGHYWNSMAYHGSGYRAEKRTLERWWGVSTREDWQDTQERLLSAEMVSGVWEFVLQLRRSMALDFAGPVDVDHWRQAAAHVVRRRTEAAGEPRLSADGVTQGRTVTAAELEGQVTGVQRLIGRIARYEARFRADGLLPEAGFVQSVEAWDYGRASGMARWGLAARLCSLREAEEAVVRAGRLVQLNYRSWENFSAAYILGRCLHFDEEEFGEWYETALATHRALTSDPAGPWHTLPWT; encoded by the coding sequence ATGGGTTTGACAGCTGGTCACGACGGAGGAGTCCTGCCCGGTCCGGCGGCCCCGGCGCAGGGCTGGCAGGCGCCGAGCGCGGTCGAATCGGGGCTGTACGAGGCAAAGGTGCGCGGCGACTGGCCCGCGTACTACGACCTCGTCGCCCGGGCCGACCTCTACATGATGCAGTCACGGGCGTACGTCGACGCGAACCCGGGCAACACCCGCTTCCACCCCTACTGGAGCCCGCAGACCCGGACCATGTGCCTGGCCGTGTACACCGGCGGCATGCTGCCGCCGCCCGTCGCCGACCCGGTCTACAACTGCTACGACTTGGGCTGGTTCGCGCAGGCCTGGCACCCGGACGACCCGCCCTACCTCGTCGTCAACCCCGGCAGCCCCTGCGAGGGCATCCTGCCGGCCGGGCCGGAGGGCCGCGCCCTGTGGCAGCGCCACTCCGCCCCGGTCGAACGGCCGGGGCTGGCCCAGGACGCCGTCCACACCCTGACGACGGGCGGGCCGCGCAGCGGTCCCGTCGCCTTCGGCCTCGCGGTCGGCGCGCACATCAACGTGCGCAACGGGCACTACTGGAACTCGATGGCCTACCACGGCAGCGGCTACCGCGCGGAGAAGCGCACGCTGGAACGCTGGTGGGGCGTCAGCACCCGCGAGGACTGGCAGGACACGCAGGAGCGGCTGCTGAGCGCCGAGATGGTCAGCGGCGTCTGGGAGTTCGTCCTGCAACTGCGCCGCTCCATGGCCCTGGACTTCGCGGGCCCCGTCGACGTCGACCACTGGCGCCAGGCCGCGGCACATGTCGTGCGCCGGCGCACCGAGGCCGCCGGCGAACCCCGCCTGAGCGCGGACGGCGTCACCCAGGGCCGCACCGTCACCGCTGCGGAGCTGGAGGGCCAAGTAACCGGCGTGCAGCGGCTGATCGGCCGCATCGCCCGCTACGAGGCTCGGTTCCGCGCCGACGGCCTGCTCCCCGAAGCGGGCTTCGTCCAGAGCGTCGAGGCCTGGGACTACGGCAGGGCCTCCGGCATGGCCCGCTGGGGCCTCGCCGCCCGCCTGTGCTCCCTGCGGGAGGCGGAAGAGGCCGTGGTCCGCGCCGGCCGTCTCGTCCAGCTCAACTACCGCTCGTGGGAGAACTTCTCGGCCGCCTACATTCTTGGCCGCTGCCTCCACTTCGACGAAGAGGAGTTCGGCGAGTGGTACGAGACCGCCCTCGCGACCCACCGCGCCCTGACCAGTGACCCGGCCGGCCCGTGGCACACGCTCCCCTGGACCTGA
- a CDS encoding M48 family metalloprotease: protein MDSPAVTTLLLNLPHFLGSLLVVWVVSRIFPTLLGNFLVLAWLASGALMFHRPTERVVAKFVYKVRAPTGAELAKLQPLWDEVARRAGVDGSRYDLWIEDSDEVNAFGAAGHIVAVTRHSLDRFPRDRLSAVLAHELGHHVHGHAWSGLLGVYYSLPARIVMTIVKYVVIFAVVLAAEFAILGAVVLALLIVIVAIAVALAFPPALALFAIPLLLPWASRRGELRADRFAGEIGYGPLLIAVFTAELKQGAATEEEQGALARLMSTHPPLHTRIVALEPFAAGPPGSRSS from the coding sequence GTGGACTCGCCTGCCGTCACCACGCTCCTGCTGAACCTGCCCCACTTCCTGGGCAGTCTCCTGGTCGTCTGGGTGGTCTCCCGGATCTTCCCGACCTTGCTGGGCAACTTCCTCGTCCTCGCCTGGCTCGCCTCCGGCGCGCTGATGTTCCACCGCCCCACCGAGCGGGTGGTGGCGAAGTTCGTCTACAAGGTCCGCGCGCCCACCGGCGCCGAGCTCGCGAAACTCCAGCCCCTGTGGGACGAGGTAGCCCGCCGGGCGGGCGTCGACGGCTCGCGGTACGACCTGTGGATCGAGGACAGCGACGAGGTCAACGCCTTCGGCGCCGCAGGACACATCGTCGCCGTGACACGCCACTCGCTGGACAGGTTCCCCAGGGACCGGCTCTCCGCCGTCCTGGCCCATGAGCTGGGACATCATGTCCACGGCCATGCCTGGTCCGGGCTCCTCGGCGTCTACTACTCGCTGCCTGCCCGGATTGTGATGACCATCGTGAAGTACGTCGTGATCTTCGCCGTCGTCCTGGCGGCGGAGTTCGCGATCCTGGGGGCGGTCGTCCTGGCCCTGCTGATCGTCATTGTCGCCATCGCCGTGGCCCTCGCCTTCCCTCCGGCGCTCGCCCTGTTCGCGATTCCCCTGCTGCTGCCCTGGGCGTCCCGGCGCGGCGAGCTGCGTGCCGACAGGTTCGCCGGCGAGATCGGGTACGGCCCGCTGCTGATCGCCGTATTCACCGCTGAACTGAAGCAGGGCGCCGCCACCGAGGAGGAGCAGGGTGCCCTGGCCCGGCTCATGTCCACGCACCCTCCGCTCCACACCCGCATCGTCGCGCTGGAGCCCTTCGCGGCCGGACCGCCCGGAAGCCGGTCCTCATGA
- a CDS encoding aspartate/glutamate racemase family protein has protein sequence MILTLLHTSAVHVPVFDALRDADHPGLVLRHVVREELLDRAGARGPEAVAGDVADLVAGAVAEGATAVLCTCSTIGAVAESAGAALGVPVLRVDRPMAAEAVRAGRITVLATLPSTLAPTRALLVEEARRAGLPAPDVRTVLVEGAWERFGAGDRDGCLDLVAAAADAVTDAEVIVLAQGSMAGAVTRTTTRIPVLSSPRPGLAAAAVAASR, from the coding sequence GTGATCCTCACGCTGCTGCACACCTCCGCCGTCCATGTCCCGGTCTTCGACGCCCTGCGCGACGCCGACCACCCGGGCCTCGTCCTGCGGCACGTCGTGCGCGAGGAACTCCTCGACCGGGCCGGGGCGAGGGGCCCCGAAGCGGTGGCCGGGGATGTCGCGGACCTGGTCGCCGGGGCCGTCGCGGAGGGTGCGACGGCCGTGCTCTGCACCTGCTCGACGATCGGTGCCGTCGCCGAGTCCGCCGGGGCTGCGCTCGGTGTCCCGGTCCTGCGTGTCGACCGCCCGATGGCGGCGGAGGCCGTCCGCGCCGGACGGATCACCGTCCTCGCCACGCTCCCCTCCACCCTGGCGCCGACCCGTGCGCTGCTCGTCGAGGAGGCGCGGCGGGCGGGGCTGCCCGCCCCGGACGTGCGGACCGTCCTGGTGGAAGGCGCCTGGGAACGATTCGGGGCCGGCGACCGGGACGGGTGCCTGGATCTCGTGGCGGCCGCGGCCGACGCGGTGACGGACGCCGAGGTGATCGTGCTGGCCCAGGGCTCCATGGCCGGTGCCGTCACCCGCACCACCACCCGGATCCCGGTGCTGTCCAGCCCCCGCCCGGGTCTGGCCGCCGCGGCGGTGGCGGCCTCGCGCTGA
- a CDS encoding GNAT family N-acetyltransferase, which produces MADQAGQTGPEIRDDRAAGRLLAYEDGEAAGVIAYFVMDGEPAALVAVHTVVEPGHEGKGIGGSLVKEFYAMAARAGVPVVPLCPYAAKWASRHPDEAPGAPADLVERAEAQLASHPELY; this is translated from the coding sequence ATGGCAGACCAGGCCGGACAGACCGGGCCCGAGATCCGTGACGACCGGGCGGCCGGGCGGCTGCTCGCGTACGAGGACGGCGAGGCCGCCGGTGTCATCGCGTACTTCGTGATGGACGGCGAGCCCGCCGCGCTCGTCGCCGTGCACACCGTCGTCGAGCCGGGGCACGAGGGCAAGGGCATCGGCGGTTCCCTGGTCAAGGAGTTCTACGCGATGGCGGCCCGCGCGGGCGTTCCCGTCGTGCCGCTCTGCCCGTACGCCGCCAAGTGGGCCTCGCGCCACCCCGACGAGGCCCCCGGGGCGCCGGCCGATCTGGTGGAGCGGGCCGAGGCACAGCTGGCCTCGCACCCCGAGCTGTACTGA
- a CDS encoding diaminopimelate decarboxylase, with amino-acid sequence MSLPPSPAAPASSPTALSPSARVATAVRHAVVSGLLGEDCPIAGFIDTDGVRSSVAALHEAFPGVPAVLHTFAAKAASLVPVLRLLARCGMGCEVASPGELRLALDAGFAPSKIVLDSPAKTRDEIRRALAVGVALNADNLDEVDRIASLRPADAVSAIGLRVNPQVGGGSIGAMSTATATSKFGVALRDPGARERVVQAFAQHPWLTRLHAHVGSQGCSLELIAAGIGETYRLAEEINRTIGRRQITGLDIGGGLPVNFEDDDVRPTFAAYAAALRAEVPGLFDGRYELVTEFGRSLLAKNGFIGALVEYTKDAGGRRIALTHAGAQTATRTVFMPEAWPLRVGAFDAEGLPKGGPPLVQDIAGPCCFAGDVVAHARELPELRSGDFVVLYDTGAYYFSSPWSYNSLPRPAVYGFEVTEGPGPEGPAVRFAPVRDAQSLDSVSAESGLAHADALVDLGESF; translated from the coding sequence ATGAGCCTTCCCCCGTCGCCCGCCGCTCCCGCCTCCTCCCCCACCGCCCTCTCCCCCTCCGCGCGTGTCGCGACGGCGGTCCGCCACGCCGTCGTCTCCGGCCTGCTCGGTGAGGACTGCCCGATCGCCGGGTTCATCGACACGGACGGGGTGCGTTCCTCGGTCGCCGCCCTCCATGAGGCGTTCCCCGGGGTGCCCGCCGTCCTGCACACGTTCGCGGCGAAGGCCGCGTCGCTCGTGCCCGTGCTGCGGCTGCTCGCCCGGTGCGGCATGGGCTGCGAGGTGGCCAGCCCGGGTGAGCTTCGGCTCGCGCTGGATGCCGGGTTCGCGCCGTCGAAGATAGTGCTGGACTCCCCCGCCAAGACGCGGGACGAGATCCGCCGGGCGCTGGCCGTCGGCGTGGCGCTCAACGCCGACAACCTCGACGAGGTGGACCGGATCGCCTCGCTGCGTCCGGCGGACGCGGTGTCCGCGATCGGGCTGCGGGTCAATCCCCAGGTGGGCGGCGGCTCCATCGGGGCGATGAGCACCGCCACGGCGACCTCGAAGTTCGGCGTGGCGCTGCGCGATCCCGGCGCGCGCGAACGCGTGGTGCAGGCCTTCGCACAGCACCCCTGGCTGACTCGGCTGCACGCCCATGTCGGTTCGCAGGGCTGCTCCCTGGAGCTGATCGCGGCCGGTATCGGGGAGACCTATCGGCTGGCCGAGGAGATCAACCGCACCATCGGCCGCCGGCAGATCACCGGTCTCGACATCGGCGGCGGCCTCCCGGTCAACTTCGAGGACGACGACGTCCGGCCCACCTTCGCCGCCTATGCGGCCGCACTGCGGGCCGAGGTCCCCGGGCTCTTCGACGGGCGGTACGAGCTGGTGACGGAGTTCGGCCGCTCGCTGCTGGCCAAGAACGGTTTCATCGGCGCGCTGGTCGAGTACACGAAGGACGCCGGCGGCCGCCGGATCGCGCTCACGCACGCGGGGGCGCAGACGGCCACCCGTACCGTCTTCATGCCCGAGGCCTGGCCGCTGCGGGTCGGGGCCTTCGACGCCGAGGGGCTGCCCAAGGGCGGGCCGCCGCTCGTGCAGGACATCGCGGGTCCGTGCTGCTTCGCCGGGGATGTCGTCGCCCACGCCAGGGAGCTGCCCGAGCTGCGGTCGGGCGACTTCGTGGTGCTGTACGACACCGGCGCGTACTACTTCTCCTCACCGTGGTCGTACAACAGCCTGCCGAGGCCGGCGGTGTACGGATTCGAGGTGACCGAGGGGCCGGGGCCGGAGGGACCGGCGGTGCGCTTCGCGCCGGTACGCGACGCCCAGTCGCTGGACTCGGTCTCGGCGGAGAGCGGGCTGGCCCACGCCGATGCCCTGGTGGACCTGGGGGAATCTTTTTAG
- a CDS encoding MarR family transcriptional regulator: MSNTLEGPTPGFLVWRLSMKWRVALDRALAPLGLTHAQYSLVASLLGMQSAGLRPSQRALADHTGLEALYVSKLARGLETAGLVERAADPSDTRAVRLSLTEEGRAVTGRAVEVVRELVDGLLAPLGGLDGPATEVFTQALTALLDAPVPAVDGSSTKERS, translated from the coding sequence GTGAGCAACACACTTGAGGGTCCGACCCCCGGCTTCCTGGTCTGGCGTCTGTCGATGAAATGGCGGGTCGCGCTGGACCGGGCGCTGGCACCGCTCGGACTGACCCATGCGCAGTACTCGCTCGTGGCGTCCCTGCTCGGGATGCAGAGTGCGGGGCTGCGGCCCAGTCAGCGCGCACTCGCGGACCACACGGGGCTCGAAGCGCTCTATGTGTCGAAGCTGGCGCGCGGCCTGGAGACGGCCGGGCTCGTCGAGCGCGCCGCCGACCCCTCGGACACCAGGGCGGTACGGCTGTCGCTGACCGAGGAGGGCCGTGCCGTCACCGGCCGGGCGGTGGAGGTGGTCCGCGAGCTCGTGGACGGGCTGCTCGCACCCCTGGGCGGCCTGGACGGCCCGGCCACCGAGGTGTTCACCCAGGCACTGACGGCGCTGCTCGACGCGCCGGTCCCCGCAGTCGACGGTTCTTCCACCAAGGAGCGATCATGA